A stretch of Pleuronectes platessa chromosome 24, fPlePla1.1, whole genome shotgun sequence DNA encodes these proteins:
- the aamp gene encoding angio-associated migratory cell protein — MDNMDEGMIDIHGDEEIIEVIELNEEEPGPDDLADDLEDVDFEESAEANYDDEGWETDDEMEAEQDDSELTFSKHTGSVFCVNLDPATNSLAVTGGEDDKAFVWRLSDGEVLFECTGHADSVTCAMFSHDSSLVATGDMSGMIKVWKVETKKEIWSFEVSDLEWLEWHPCALVLLAGTGDGNVWMWKIPSGDCKTFQSPACQATCGKFLPDGKRAVVGYDDGTVRVWDLKKGNAVHVVKGQDGHRGTLTCLACNKDSSLVLTGSVDGRAKLINTATGKVVAVFSTNEGNPKESIEDEISVESVGFCNILPLIAVAYLDGTLAIYDISSQVLRYRCQHQAGIVHLRWEESSSVVSTCSLDGALRLWDARSGNMVSEYHGHSAEILDFAINREASHAVTASGDKQAKVFCLQRPDR, encoded by the exons ATGGACAacatggatgaagggatgatcGACATCCACGGAGACGAGGAGATCATTGAAGTCATCGAGCTGAACGAGGAGGAGCCGGGTCCTG ATGATCTGGCCGACGACCTGGAAGACGTGGACTTCGAGGAGTCTGCAGAAGCAAACTATGATGACGAAGGCTGGGAGACAGATGACGAGATGGAGGCCGAGCAGGATGACAGCGAGCTCACCTTCTCCAAACACACCG GTTCGGTGTTCTGCGTGAACTTGGATCCTGCGACCAACAGCTTGGCCGTGACCGGAGGAGAGGACGACAAGGCCTTCGTGTGGAGGCTGAGCGATGGGGAGGTGCTGTTCGAGTGCACAG GGCACGCCGACTCGGTGACGTGTGCCATGTTCAGCCACGACTCCTCGCTGGTGGCCACCGGGGACATGAGCGGCATGATCAAAGTTTGGAAAGTGGAAACCAAAAAGGAGATCTGGTCTTTCGAGGTGTCAGATCTTGAG TGGTTGGAGTGGCATCCCTGTGCTCTGGTGCTGCTGGCGGGAACAGGCGACGGCAACGTGTGGATGTGGAAGATCCCATCAGGAGACTGTAAAACCTTCCAGAGTCCTGCGTGCCAGGCCACCTGTGGCAAATTCCTGCCTGATG GTAAACGGGCTGTGGTGGGTTATGATGACGGGACAGTACGTGTGTGGGATCTGAAGAAGGGCAACGCCGTCCATGTCGTCAAAG gtcaggacggacACCGGGGAACTCTGACCTGCCTGGCGTGCAACAAGGACAGTTCTCTGGTGCTGACGGGTTCAGTGGACGGCCGCGCCAAGCTCATCAACACCGCCACGGGAAAG gttGTTGCAGTATTCTCTACGAATGAAGGAAACCCAAAAGAATCGATAGAAGATGAAATATCCGTCGAATCTGTGGGATTCTGTAACAT CCTCCCTCTCATCGCGGTGGCGTACCTGGACGGGACTCTGGCCATATACGACATCTCCTCCCAGGTCCTGAGGTACAGGTGCCAGCACCAG GCCGGCATCGTTCACCTGCGTTGGGAGGagtcttcttctgtggtttccACCTGCAGTTTGGACGGAGCCCTGCGCTTATGGGACGCTCGCTCTGGCAACATGGTGTCCGAGTACCACGGCCACAGCGCAGAGATCCTCGACTTCGCCATCAACAG GGAAGCGTCTCACGCAGTCACCGCCTCAGGAGACAAACAGGCGAAAGTCTTCTGCCTTCAAAGACCCGACCGGTAG
- the LOC128431142 gene encoding G-protein coupled bile acid receptor 1 produces the protein MDDNESFAGLSREQLIYAITVPLSTSIILANLVIILGIAWNRQLHNTPNYFFLSLLVADMCTGVALPFVPLMGLNRELSFSSCMVAHTFPNFLFLAFLFNLVMVHYERYICIVDPLHYNNLWMHRSFPLALLVVWLPPLLYACLPAFGWNNWTGPDWNGCCCASSQNVTLLSSCSTNGTTCCSYRRVFPNAFIYLEVYGLVLPAILTIAAMTGRVLWITRGQLKDICRLHRSVDRGSQASDQEQRLNLRYTRCVVAVSLTFLACWVPYLIYMHVCVAVLLSDTKWSSTTHIVLSCTGIGSMAVVPLVLGLVNKQYTEPAYKLLRKLRYRWRKTQASEEVAV, from the coding sequence ATGGACGACAACGAGTCCTTCGCCGGCCTCTCCAGGGAGCAGCTCATCTATGCCATCACCGTGCCGCTGTCCACCTCCATCATCCTGGCCAACCTCGTCATCATCCTGGGCATCGCCTGGAACCGCCAGCTCCACAACACGCCCAACTACTTCTTCCTCAGCCTGCTGGTGGCGGACATGTGCACGGGCGTGGCGCTGCCCTTCGTGCCGCTCATGGGCCTGAACCGGGAGTTGAGCTTCAGCTCCTGCATGGTGGCGCACACGTTTccaaacttcctgttcctggCGTTCCTCTTCAACCTGGTGATGGTGCACTACGAGCGCTACATTTGCATTGTTGACCCCCTGCATTACAACAACCTGTGGATGCATCGCAGCTTCCCTCTGGCGTTGCTCGTGGTGTGGCTGCCTCCGCTTCTGTATGCCTGTCTACCTGCGTTCGGGTGGAACAACTGGACGGGACCAGATTGGAACGGCTGTTGTTGTGCGAGTAGCCAGAATGTGACTCTTCTTTCAAGCTGTTCAACAAATGGAACCACGTGCTGCTCGTACCGGCGAGTGTTCCCCAACGCGTTCATCTACTTGGAGGTGTATGGACTCGTCCTGCCTGCTATCCTCACCATCGCTGCCATGACCGGCCGTGTCCTGTGGATCACCCGAGGCCAGCTGAAGGACATTTGCCGCCTCCACCGCTCGGTGGATCGGGGCAGTCAGGCCTCGGACCAGGAGCAGAGGCTGAACCTGCGGTACACCCGCTGCGTGGTGGCCGTGTCGCTGACCTTCCTCGCCTGCTGGGTTCCCTACCTCATCtacatgcacgtgtgtgtcgCCGTGCTGCTCAGCGACACCAAGTGGAGCTCCACCACTCACATCGTGCTGTCCTGCACTGGCATCGGGAGCATGGCCGTGGTGCCGCTGGTGCTCGGCCTGGTCAACAAGCAGTACACGGAGCCGGCGTACAAACTCCTCCGGAAACTCAGATACAGGTGGAGAAAGACGCAGGCGTCAGAGGAAGTGGCGGTCTGA